From the Euphorbia lathyris chromosome 6, ddEupLath1.1, whole genome shotgun sequence genome, one window contains:
- the LOC136232027 gene encoding NAC domain-containing protein 73-like isoform X2, with protein sequence MTWCSDSSGIQLVAKETALIQTIRTLDCPSCGHRIELQDQGNGGGIHDLPGLPAGVKFDPTDQEILQHLEAKVLSDLRKLHPLIDEFIPTIDGENGICYTHPEKLPGVSNDGQIRHFFHRPSKAYTTGTRKRRKVHTDDEDGSETRWHKTGKTRPVLSNGTVKGFKKILVLYTNYGRQRKPEKTNWVMHQYHLGTSEEEKDGEFVVSKIFYQTQPRQCGSTKDHHFDHVLKNHDDHHNNQSVVDYYNPAAFIGYGIQEDDGSAYIGLGTSSSKGKLQRT encoded by the exons ATGACATGGTGCAGTGATAGCTCTGGAATTCAATTAGTCGCAAAGGAAACTGCACTGATTCAAACGATTCGGACTTTGGATTGTCCTTCTTGCGGCCATAGAATCGAATTACAAGATCAG GGTAATGGTGGAGGAATACATGATTTGCCTGGATTGCCAGCGGGAGTGAAGTTTGATCCGACTGATCAAGAGATTCTTCAGCATTTAGAGGCGAAGGTTTTGTCTGATTTGCGAAAACTTCATCCGCTAATTGATGAATTTATCCCGACTATTGACGGCGAGAATGGAATTTGCTACACTCATCCTGAGAAGCTGCCGG GAGTAAGCAATGATGGGCAAATCAGGCACTTTTTTCACAGGCCATCAAAAGCATACACAACAggaacaagaaaaagaagaaaagtacACACTGATGATGAAGATGGAAGTGAAACAAGATGGCATAAAACAGGCAAAACAAGGCCAGTCCTCAGCAATGGAACAGTAAAAGGATTCAAAAAAATCCTAGTGCTTTACACAAACTATGGCAGGCAAAGAAAACCTGAAAAAACTAACTGGGTTATGCACCAGTACCATCTTGGAACCAGTGAGGAAGAGAAAGATGGTGAGTTTGTTGTTTCTAAGATTTTCTACCAAACTCAACCTAGACAATGTGGTTCCACTAAAGATCATCACTTTGACCATGTTTTGAAAAACCATGATGATCATCATAATAATCAATCTGTGGTTGATTATTATAATCCAGCTGCTTTCATAGGTTATGGAATTCAAGAGGATGATGGGTCTGCTTATATTGGATTAGGTACTTCTTcaagcaaaggaaaacttcAAAGAACTTAA
- the LOC136232027 gene encoding NAC domain-containing protein 73-like isoform X1 yields MCDGHCRKSYLAMTWCSDSSGIQLVAKETALIQTIRTLDCPSCGHRIELQDQGNGGGIHDLPGLPAGVKFDPTDQEILQHLEAKVLSDLRKLHPLIDEFIPTIDGENGICYTHPEKLPGVSNDGQIRHFFHRPSKAYTTGTRKRRKVHTDDEDGSETRWHKTGKTRPVLSNGTVKGFKKILVLYTNYGRQRKPEKTNWVMHQYHLGTSEEEKDGEFVVSKIFYQTQPRQCGSTKDHHFDHVLKNHDDHHNNQSVVDYYNPAAFIGYGIQEDDGSAYIGLGTSSSKGKLQRT; encoded by the exons ATG tgTGATGGACATTGCAGAAAAAGCTACTTAGCGATGACATGGTGCAGTGATAGCTCTGGAATTCAATTAGTCGCAAAGGAAACTGCACTGATTCAAACGATTCGGACTTTGGATTGTCCTTCTTGCGGCCATAGAATCGAATTACAAGATCAG GGTAATGGTGGAGGAATACATGATTTGCCTGGATTGCCAGCGGGAGTGAAGTTTGATCCGACTGATCAAGAGATTCTTCAGCATTTAGAGGCGAAGGTTTTGTCTGATTTGCGAAAACTTCATCCGCTAATTGATGAATTTATCCCGACTATTGACGGCGAGAATGGAATTTGCTACACTCATCCTGAGAAGCTGCCGG GAGTAAGCAATGATGGGCAAATCAGGCACTTTTTTCACAGGCCATCAAAAGCATACACAACAggaacaagaaaaagaagaaaagtacACACTGATGATGAAGATGGAAGTGAAACAAGATGGCATAAAACAGGCAAAACAAGGCCAGTCCTCAGCAATGGAACAGTAAAAGGATTCAAAAAAATCCTAGTGCTTTACACAAACTATGGCAGGCAAAGAAAACCTGAAAAAACTAACTGGGTTATGCACCAGTACCATCTTGGAACCAGTGAGGAAGAGAAAGATGGTGAGTTTGTTGTTTCTAAGATTTTCTACCAAACTCAACCTAGACAATGTGGTTCCACTAAAGATCATCACTTTGACCATGTTTTGAAAAACCATGATGATCATCATAATAATCAATCTGTGGTTGATTATTATAATCCAGCTGCTTTCATAGGTTATGGAATTCAAGAGGATGATGGGTCTGCTTATATTGGATTAGGTACTTCTTcaagcaaaggaaaacttcAAAGAACTTAA